The stretch of DNA AAcggtgatgaagatgatgatgatggagatgacgacgaggccaacTTTTAGGATCTGAACTGAACCAGACCCAAAAAACTACAAAATACGCCCCCTGTTTTATAGATTATTAATTGAAGATGAGTATTTCACTTTCGACGTAGCGAGAGAGAGCAGTATCTATAGCTAAAGCAGTATCTACAGCATTGGTACACTGCTTCTCGTTATACTAGAACAGACGCATTGCTACGATACTCAACGCGTTGTCTACTTTAGCCACCCGTATATAAACCAACTAGAACGTAGCTACCTGTACGGCCCACACAATAAGTTCTGTAGATTATCTATACAAATATGAGTACGTGTAAAGCACGTGTTATGTGAGACACTTGAGTGTGtaatgtgtgtgtgtgtgtgtgtgtgtgtgtgtgtgtgtgtgtaatGAGTTGGCTTAATAGCCCTGGTAGCCATCATACTCCGGCTCGGCTACGTAGTACTCATCTCGAGTCATGCCGAGAGGAATCTTGGGAGGCAGCTGGGGCTTGCGATACATTtcctgaggaggaggaggtcgactcaccttcttcttctgagtAACTGCATGGAACACAGAGTCCGAATACTTCGCGTTGAGCTGGTCGGAAATATCCCACTGGCCTTCGCCCTTGTATCCCGCATGTCCAGGGTCCACTTGGCCTGCAGGAACTGTAGGAAGACGTCTAGTGGGCCCTCTGGCAGGCTCAGGAGCATACGTAGACACATCTAGAATATCGTCTCCGGAGAGCCCATTGGGGTTGTCCGCATGAGTGCCTGGGTGCTGCTGTGAGCTAGGCTTTGAGTACGAGTCTGGAGAAAACGGAATGTCCCCCtccagagagagagaagcCATCTTTCGCTGCATGGCGTACGACATGACATCACCCTGAGCGGGCTGAGGAGTAGAGGGTTTCTCAGGGGATGCACCACTCCCCACGGGCTTTCTCTTGACGCTGAAGCCATACTGACCCTGCGCAGGAGACGTAGGAATCTTGGGAAGATCAAGGGCAGGCGCCTTGTGGTTAAGGAAGCGTTTGTACTGAttgtctcctccatcatcatcagagtacattgtgtttgtggaggatgtcatgtgactgttTGTAGACGTTCGGGGCGAATATCCAGAGCTGTTGAGACCTCCCCCTTGAGAATATGAGCCCGTGGAGCCTCGAGGAGAGTACGTGGTTTGTCCTGCAGGTCCAGGAACAGCTTCAAAACCTCTATCATAAGCTCTATCTCGTTCATAAGTTGTGGGGATTGAAGGGACATGGGCAGGAGAAGCTCCAACTGACCGTCCTCCGTACGAGTTTTTGAGCATGCTGACAGTCAAGTCAAGATCGTCGTCTCGGCCGTTCATTCCATTCTGAGACCGATTAACTCGCAAAGGAGGAGTGTGTCGTGAATCGTGGGCCTGTGGAAAACTATCTCCTGCTCCCCAAGAGCGTCGTCCGTGTCCCGATTGTCGCAGAGGTTCGGGAATGTCGTACCGGGCAGCTGTAGAAGTAGGAGGCATATCCATACCTGCAGAAGACGGTCTTCCATACGACGAAGACGCGCTTTGATCGTAGCCAGCAGAAGACGGTCGCAGAGGAGACCCGTTGCTAGCGTAACCTCCTTGCGTGTATCTTGGAGACGACACTACCGGACTGTTGCCTTGTCTTCTGATGGGGTCTGCAGATCGAGAGTGCGACAGCGGTTCTCTGtatggagaaggagtcgTGGGCACGCTGGGAAGATTAACTGGACCAGAAGATCGATGAGTGGGTGTTCTGGGGTCCTGTCCTACAAGTCTAGGGTCCATTCGTGGATCCTGAGCTACCATTCTTGGATCCGGGATGGTCGGAAGTCTAGGGTCACTCATACGGGGATCTGGGAGTCTCGAGTCGCTCATCCGCGGGTCCGGAAGAGACCGCTCGGGAACAGCTTCGGGCAGAGGTCTGCTGTGTCCCAGAGCATGCATTGAATGCGAAGCTGTCATAGACTGGCCCATGGGGTAAGAGTTCACGGAGTTTGCCATAGGAGGCGGGGTTCCTGGGCCTGGGCCTGCTCCGTAGACGGAATGGTTCATCGCCTGAGAGGGAAGGGCTGGCATGGAGTGGTTAGGAAGTGACTGGTTTGGCAGAGAAGGCAGACCGGAGGCGTTGACGCTAGCATGGCCTGCGTAGCCCGGGGGAACGTACTGATCAAATGCTCTGGGGTCGTTGAACGAGCCGGTTCCAGCAGGTACGATTCCTGGAGGTAGGTCTGAAGGAATAGCTGACATGGTTGACTGCATGAGGGGGTCAGCACCAGTATTGGCGGaattcttcttcttcgacttcttcttcttcttctgtctctCCACCTTTGGGGGAATGTTTGGTTTTGTAGGGTAGAAAGTCATCTCTAGGTAGACCTCTCCGGCATACTTGCCCTTGTATGTGAGTTCATGCCACTGGTCAAAGCCATCTCTGGGGTTGGAGTCAAAGACGGGTTGAAGGTCGAGCACCGTGTCGCCAATGAGCTCGGGCTTGCTGTCATTCTTGTCCAGCACCGTGAGTTTCAGCTGTTTTTGTTCTGCGTTGTCTCTCAGGTTGAAACGCACTTCGTGATCCCATTTAGGAATTTGGCCTCCTCTGATGTCTGGAGGGGATGATTTGGCCTCGTGGGCGATTCGCGCAATGCAGTATGGGTTTTGTTTGCCGAGGGTACGTCGATTTGGCAGGTTTCGCTGGGTTAGCACACGGTAGAGAGTGGCCGTAGTAACGGACATCATCAAGCTATAAAGAATGTGATAAGTTACGAGCGGGCACCTTTTTGGCTAGCTCAGACATGTCACAGATGGGGAGTCGTCGCAATGTGAAGGTATCATAAGAAAGGAGTCACGTAATGGTGCTCATGCTGTTTCAATAAGGGATCAGAATATCAATATGAGCAACATTGCGATCAAGTAAGACACAAGAGCGATTCCTAGATTCGTTCCACACGCGTCTTGATCACTTTCCCCTGTGAATAATGACCCCTCATGTCGTAATCTCACATTATCATCACCATCTTCACTATATCCACATTGCTGCGCTCTCATTTCACTTGGAGGTCCCAAAATAGCACTGCTTCGAGCCTCGAAAAACACCGCTCTTTCCTGCAAATACTCACTCCTTTGCCGAAAACAATAATCAACAGGCCATAGTCAAGAAGGTCGTCCatcgctgctgctcaatgaCCTCTTTCATGGACAAGTTTCAACGTTGTTGTATTCCACACTGCTTTAGATGGTACACCATGCATGTACCGTGTATAGCCTGGGTGCTAAAAATAGAGTTGTAAACATGCTACCTGATTGGGATACCGAGAGATGACATAAGAGGGAGTCAaagttgctgctggagtaCGTATGTTGGAGACAGGAGGTTTCAAACGTCCTTGGAATGACTCCAAACACCTTTGTGCTTGCTATTTCCCCCCTGAGATGTCGCCTCTTGGTTACAAGTCATAATCTGTATAGTGTCGTCAAGATGTACGGATGTAACCTTCTCGTATCGTCGACATCGTGACGATGAGTCTGTCCCCAGTATACAGTGTGATTTATGACGTTCGGTGACGATCTCAGAGCCGCATTCGTACGTCCTATTAGACACTGTCATACGTCAGATGAGTTGTGACGGAAGTTTTCTTGTTTTGGCTGGTTTGTGCAGGACTCGAAACCGGTCAGTAAAAGCTCAACAATAAGCATAACCAATTACCCTTAAGTCTCCAAATGCGAATGCTGATAAGTTATAATCTGATAAGATAAGTGCTGGTTATTATTGAGTATTTGTTAGAGACATGCTTGTTCTATATTCATTCGTATATAGTACATATCTCAAGCACGCTTATAACACCGAAATTGAACCCCCAGCAGGATTTCATTTCCTAACAAAAGCTCAACAAATACACTATTTCTTAAACGATGGCGAAGCctgaaaaaatataaagtaataaaaataaaaaaaaaaaataaaataaaaataaaaataaaaaataaaaaccGAGAAGAGATCTAAAACACTTACCAGAGCGCGGGATTCGTATATAGTCGTTCACCTGGCTCACATCATTCCGTCGCACCCCTCTTCCACCAgccaatcacgtgactcatAGATCTATCACCTCCCCATGTATTAATTATACCCAATCAGGAAGGTTTGTGCGCATCTCGTATGTCACCTCGTGCATCAGCGCTTAAACTAGCAGTTGGAGGTCTTATCAGCCTATCTTGGACAGTCAAAAAGTCAGCGACAAGACAACAACATATCAACAAGAATGATCCCGCAATTTCTCGTCGACCTATATGCGGATCTTCAAGAGGCGTTTGAGATCGGCTCGCTAGAAAAGATTGACGAGCGATGGATGTGGCTAGGAGGCACGTGGGCCGTGTGTATGCTGTTGGCATTTGCAGCGGTCTTCTTGATCCCCAAGGAGTACGGTGCTTTTTTGGAGAAGCCGATGCTTTCTTTTGAGGAtgacgagaccaaggacgCAAACGGAGCGCCTCGGGTGGAGTCTGTGGGCGAGGACTTTGACTACACCAAGTTGGAGCC from Yarrowia lipolytica chromosome 1D, complete sequence encodes:
- a CDS encoding uncharacterized protein (Compare to YALI0D07810g, weakly similar to uniprot|Q8J0A3 Cryptococcus neoformans Calcineurin temperature suppressor Cts1, similar to Saccharomyces cerevisiae YNL152W; ancestral locus Anc_2.124), with the translated sequence MDDLLDYGLLIIVFGKGRNLPNRRTLGKQNPYCIARIAHEAKSSPPDIRGGQIPKWDHEVRFNLRDNAEQKQLKLTVLDKNDSKPELIGDTVLDLQPVFDSNPRDGFDQWHELTYKGKYAGEVYLEMTFYPTKPNIPPKVERQKKKKKSKKKNSANTGADPLMQSTMSAIPSDLPPGIVPAGTGSFNDPRAFDQYVPPGYAGHASVNASGLPSLPNQSLPNHSMPALPSQAMNHSVYGAGPGPGTPPPMANSVNSYPMGQSMTASHSMHALGHSRPLPEAVPERSLPDPRMSDSRLPDPRMSDPRLPTIPDPRMVAQDPRMDPRLVGQDPRTPTHRSSGPVNLPSVPTTPSPYREPLSHSRSADPIRRQGNSPVVSSPRYTQGGYASNGSPLRPSSAGYDQSASSSYGRPSSAGMDMPPTSTAARYDIPEPLRQSGHGRRSWGAGDSFPQAHDSRHTPPLRVNRSQNGMNGRDDDLDLTVSMLKNSYGGRSVGASPAHVPSIPTTYERDRAYDRGFEAVPGPAGQTTYSPRGSTGSYSQGGGLNSSGYSPRTSTNSHMTSSTNTMYSDDDGGDNQYKRFLNHKAPALDLPKIPTSPAQGQYGFSVKRKPVGSGASPEKPSTPQPAQGDVMSYAMQRKMASLSLEGDIPFSPDSYSKPSSQQHPGTHADNPNGLSGDDILDVSTYAPEPARGPTRRLPTVPAGQVDPGHAGYKGEGQWDISDQLNAKYSDSVFHAVTQKKKVSRPPPPQEMYRKPQLPPKIPLGMTRDEYYVAEPEYDGYQGY